A region from the Brassica napus cultivar Da-Ae chromosome C8, Da-Ae, whole genome shotgun sequence genome encodes:
- the LOC125591851 gene encoding uncharacterized protein LOC125591851, with translation MVDKDGWHFTKNGKYSGKSGYQLERVYPDKAKPPEFYGPTVDSLKAFYWNVRCPLKIRHFLWQMVSGCIAVKKNLQARGIRGDICCARCGAEEESINHVFFECPPAQQVWALSKIPLNPVYFPTSSLFTNMDHLFWRVLPKMKDHHFAWLLWYIWKGRNNKVFSNLDIDPRETIKLAETESTLWAEAQVLKTKQLTQQGEGLHRQLRVGRWCFINGSWKDKEPYSGQGWYSTLEGFQEEWPAFESYRHDITILKTSFISSEIIHVPRTENKKADSLARCARKQSSFVVHMDVELPVWFAESI, from the exons ATGGTGGATAAGGATGGTTGGCACTTCACAAAGAATGGGAAATATTCGGGCAAGTCAGGATATCAGTTAGAACGGGTATATCCGGATAAGGCAAAACCACCAGAGTTTTATGGACCCACGGTGGATAGTCTAAAAGCGTTCTACTGGAACGTGAGATGTCCTCTGAAGATTAGACACTTTTTATGGCAAATGGTATCCGGATGTATTGCTGTTAAGAAGAATTTGCAAGCAAGAGGAATAAGGGGAGATATTTGTTGTGCTAGATGTGGAGCTgaggaggaatcaataaaccatgtgttctTTGAGTGCCCTCCTGCGCAACAAGTTTGGGCCTTGTCAAAGATACCGTTAAACCCAGTTTACTTTCCTACTAGCTCGCTCTTTACGAATATGGATCACCTCTTTTGGAGGGTACTCCCGAAGATGAAGGATCATCATTTTGCGTGGttattatggtatatttggaaaggaaggAATAATAAGGTGttcagtaatttggatattgacCCAAGGGAGACAATTAAGCTTGCGGAAACCGAATCAACGCTTTGGGCGGAAGCTCAGGTGTTGAAGACAAAACAGCTAACACAACAGGGTGAGGGTTTGCACCGTCAGCTGAGGGTAGGTCGTTGGTGCTTTATAAATGGTTCCTGGAAAGACAAAGAGCCTTACTCAGGCCAAGGATGGTATAGTACACTCGAGGGATTCCAGG aggaatggccGGCGTTTGAGAGTTACCGGCACGATATAACGATACTGAAGACAAGTTTTATTagctcagagatcattcatgtaCCCCGGACAGAGAACAAaaaggcggatagcctagcacgaTGTGCAAGGAaacaatcgtctttcgtcgttcacatggatgtgGAACTACCAGTTTGGTtcgcagagtctatatga
- the LOC106393481 gene encoding uncharacterized protein LOC106393481 — translation MLVRRHGRNYLSRRCRFVDYFSIAGIISKFAEFEKASDKLGFNWGGLVSFSFTGKTPRRNDKQVLLVDVDRVYAPMMWGKDHWVGLVINLTCRQVEILDCNIPLNESDNEVNKHMAYLLRALPHVLAAFSPPSDSSHPEEDQAFSWVRPDNIYFNERSGDCGPCAVKFLEMHAAGYSYEDMGQIDDKKVDIFRQKYAMDTYEEFIGNAKVQNDG, via the coding sequence ATGCTAGTAAGGCGACATGGACGCAATTATCTGAGTCGGAGGTGCAGATTTGTAGACTACTTCAGTATTGCGGGCATCATATCAAAGTTCGCAGAGTTCGAGAAGGCCTCAGATAAATTGGGATTCAACTGGGGAGGGCTTGTCAGTTTCAGTTTCACCGGAAAAACGCCGCGTCGGAATGACAAGCAGGTGTTGTTGGTTGATGTGGACAGGGTGTACGCCCCAATGATGTGGGGAAAAGATCATTGGGTTGGTCTTGTGATCAACTTGACATGCAGACAAGTGGAGATTTTGGACTGCAACATTCCCCTTAATGAGTCCGATAATGAGGTGAACAAGCACATGGCTTATCTTCTACGCGCATTGCCTCATGTCTTAGCTGCGTTTTCGCCTCCTTCCGATAGTAGTCATCCTGAAGAAGACCAAGCATTTTCATGGGTGCGTCCAGACAATATTTACTTCAACGAAAGGTCTGGCGACTGTGGACCATGCGCGGTCAAATTTCTGGAAATGCATGCAGCGGGATACTCCTATGAGGATATGGGGCAGATCGATGACAAAAAGGTGGACATATTCCGTCAGAAATACGCGATGGATACCTATGAAGAATTTATTGGAAACGCAAAAGTTCAAAACGATGGTTGA